A window of Roseobacter fucihabitans genomic DNA:
AATGGTGTGCCGACTGGAAATGCGGCGTCCAGGGATGTACCTGTCGAGCCACCTTTGGTTACGGCTTCTACTTTGCCGTGGGACCGCAGGACTGGCGCTTCGTAAATAGCTTTAGTCATGACTTCTCCTTTTGCGTTAACCGATAATAGTTAAAACTCGTTAACTATATCAGTTTTAGG
This region includes:
- a CDS encoding lasso RiPP family leader peptide-containing protein gives rise to the protein MTKAIYEAPVLRSHGKVEAVTKGGSTGTSLDAAFPVGTPFADITLS